In one Vibrio sp. VB16 genomic region, the following are encoded:
- the slyD gene encoding peptidylprolyl isomerase, with amino-acid sequence MNIEKNVVVSLAYQVKLEEGVVVDEATAENPLDYLHGHNNLVTGLEAELEGKKAGDKFTATITPEDAYGEHNDALVQRVPANVFQGVEQIEVGMRFLADTDQGPIPVEVTEVDGDEVVVDGNHMLAGQTLTFDVEVMATREATAEELEHGHIHDEGGCGHDHDHGHEGGCCGGEGHDHGEGKKEGCCGGGGKEKGENGGGCGCSH; translated from the coding sequence ATGAATATTGAAAAGAACGTTGTTGTAAGCCTTGCATACCAAGTGAAGCTTGAAGAAGGTGTTGTAGTTGATGAAGCAACAGCGGAAAACCCTTTAGATTATTTACATGGTCACAACAACCTCGTTACAGGCCTTGAAGCCGAACTTGAAGGTAAAAAAGCAGGGGACAAATTTACTGCAACCATCACTCCAGAAGATGCGTACGGTGAACATAATGATGCGTTAGTACAGCGTGTTCCTGCGAATGTATTCCAAGGTGTAGAGCAGATTGAAGTCGGTATGCGTTTCTTAGCCGATACTGATCAGGGCCCAATCCCTGTTGAAGTAACAGAAGTGGATGGTGATGAAGTTGTCGTCGATGGTAACCACATGCTTGCTGGTCAAACATTGACATTTGATGTCGAAGTAATGGCAACTCGCGAAGCAACAGCAGAAGAATTGGAACACGGTCACATTCATGATGAAGGTGGTTGTGGTCACGACCACGATCATGGCCATGAAGGCGGTTGTTGTGGTGGCGAAGGGCACGATCACGGCGAAGGCAAAAAAGAAGGCTGTTGCGGTGGCGGTGGTAAAGAAAAAGGTGAAAACGGCGGCGGTTGTGGCT
- a CDS encoding YheV family putative zinc ribbon protein produces MKIKKRFIAGASCPKCSTQDSLRWWVENSIEMVECVECGHIDKRLPKSVESSEHADDDMIGFFKP; encoded by the coding sequence ATGAAAATTAAAAAACGATTTATTGCGGGAGCAAGTTGCCCGAAGTGCTCTACACAAGATTCACTTCGCTGGTGGGTAGAGAATAGTATTGAAATGGTAGAGTGCGTTGAATGCGGCCATATAGATAAACGGTTACCTAAATCTGTTGAGTCATCAGAGCATGCGGATGACGATATGATCGGTTTTTTTAAGCCGTAG